From the Roseibium sp. HPY-6 genome, one window contains:
- a CDS encoding nuclear transport factor 2 family protein, which translates to MSDTNTIPSFGAMLRDALGDAIIAQAGENFLEMCHENIVFEFPFAPEGSVRALNGRNAMAAYLPKVGELIDFEAMSPAVTHRSADGVTFVLEFSCSGKGAKTGERYDQDYISIIKVQDGRIVHYRDYWNPLVLLNAVGGIERLKSGFEAFLDD; encoded by the coding sequence ATGTCTGACACGAATACGATCCCAAGCTTTGGCGCGATGCTGCGTGATGCCCTGGGTGATGCAATCATTGCCCAAGCAGGAGAAAACTTCCTGGAAATGTGTCATGAGAACATCGTCTTCGAGTTTCCGTTCGCACCGGAGGGCAGCGTCCGTGCACTGAATGGACGCAACGCCATGGCAGCCTACCTGCCCAAGGTCGGCGAACTGATCGACTTTGAAGCCATGAGCCCGGCCGTCACACACCGATCCGCAGACGGTGTGACCTTCGTCCTGGAATTTTCCTGCAGCGGAAAAGGCGCGAAGACAGGTGAGCGATATGATCAGGACTACATCTCGATCATAAAGGTCCAAGACGGGCGCATCGTCCACTATCGGGATTACTGGAATCCACTCGTCCTGTTGAACGCCGTTGGTGGAATTGAGCGGTTGAAATCCGGTTTTGAGGCATTTCTCGATGACTAA
- a CDS encoding TetR/AcrR family transcriptional regulator yields the protein MERNSFDVKKQQKSTRKPAGAALLQDSVTNAIERALFEEWAENGYAGLRMEKIAARAGVGKAALYRRCKSKLELVSGVISSMATNITPIPDSGSFESDVRLLIRRMAATLRHRLVRRILPDLHAEVARSGELMGLLEHVSHDRRAQASIMIERAIARRELPETADRQTILDLLIAPLYWRSIIQRQRTTSADIEMYTNLVTQFAKGRARKA from the coding sequence ATGGAACGCAATAGTTTCGACGTAAAAAAGCAGCAGAAGTCGACGCGAAAGCCCGCGGGAGCGGCGCTTTTGCAGGATTCAGTTACAAATGCCATCGAAAGAGCGTTGTTCGAGGAATGGGCCGAAAACGGGTACGCCGGCCTCCGCATGGAGAAGATCGCGGCACGGGCGGGGGTTGGGAAGGCGGCTCTTTATCGCCGCTGCAAGTCCAAGCTGGAGCTGGTGAGTGGGGTCATAAGTTCGATGGCGACAAACATCACGCCGATACCTGACAGTGGCTCCTTTGAGAGTGATGTCAGGTTGTTGATACGTCGCATGGCCGCAACACTAAGACACCGACTGGTAAGACGGATCTTGCCCGATCTCCATGCAGAAGTCGCGCGTTCGGGTGAGCTGATGGGCCTGTTGGAGCACGTCAGTCATGACAGGCGGGCGCAAGCAAGCATTATGATCGAAAGGGCGATTGCCCGCCGTGAACTTCCGGAAACGGCGGACCGCCAGACCATACTGGATCTGCTTATTGCGCCGCTTTACTGGCGTTCAATCATACAACGACAACGCACGACGTCAGCAGATATTGAGATGTACACGAACCTGGTCACGCAATTTGCCAAAGGCAGAGCGCGCAAGGCCTGA
- a CDS encoding SDR family oxidoreductase has protein sequence MKTVMITGCSSGFGQATTRHFLEKGWSVVATMRNPDPKLLPVSDRLRILPLDVSIRDSIANAVREAGPIDALVNNAGVGWLAPFEGTSNDNLQRIFETNTLGIFEMTRAVLPQMRANRAGVIVNVSSSVTLKPLPLASVYTASKAAVNAFTECLALEIAPFGVRTHLVLPGQAPTTNFGKNAMSLMQESNCTPAEYQDFVGQVLEAFRDPAGKEFTQSDDVVQAIWNAVTNTDAPLRIPAGKDSVALAA, from the coding sequence ATGAAGACTGTGATGATCACTGGATGTTCCTCGGGCTTTGGACAGGCGACGACCCGCCATTTTCTGGAAAAAGGCTGGTCCGTCGTTGCAACGATGCGGAACCCGGACCCGAAACTTTTGCCCGTCTCTGACCGGTTGCGCATTCTCCCGCTCGACGTTTCGATCCGCGACAGTATTGCCAATGCAGTTCGTGAAGCCGGACCCATCGACGCCCTTGTGAACAATGCCGGTGTCGGTTGGTTAGCGCCATTCGAGGGCACTTCCAACGACAACCTGCAACGGATTTTCGAAACCAACACACTGGGCATCTTCGAGATGACCCGCGCCGTCTTGCCACAAATGCGGGCGAATAGAGCCGGCGTGATCGTGAACGTATCCTCAAGCGTAACGCTCAAACCCTTGCCGCTCGCATCCGTCTACACGGCGAGTAAGGCTGCAGTGAATGCTTTCACCGAATGTCTTGCACTTGAGATAGCTCCTTTTGGAGTTCGGACGCATCTCGTGTTGCCGGGCCAGGCACCGACGACAAATTTCGGAAAGAACGCTATGAGCCTGATGCAAGAATCCAATTGCACACCGGCGGAGTATCAGGATTTTGTTGGACAGGTGCTGGAGGCTTTCAGAGATCCGGCAGGCAAAGAGTTCACGCAATCGGACGATGTTGTGCAGGCAATCTGGAATGCAGTCACAAACACCGATGCCCCGCTTCGTATTCCAGCTGGCAAAGATTCTGTCGCCCTCGCGGCTTAG
- a CDS encoding AraC family transcriptional regulator — translation MSDPYSEVISLLKPQARHSKLVHAAGAFRVRRDDVDDAFYCSLLSGRASLQVDRKEPLMLMSGDFVLIPAARSFTFSSVDPKPPENLDSLPVEDEDGVFRLGSPETEAGVQQLIGYCTFTSPDAELLVSLLPDLVVVRGEGRLSALTGLLREEVRSDRPARSVVVEHLLQVLLIEAFRSGAEPNATAGLLRGLADARVGPTLRAMHAAPERSWTVPELAREAGLSRSAYFTRFSQIVGAPPMTYLLNWRMTLAKHMLRSGHMSIAEICGKTGYGSSSAFSTAFTRYVGLPPARYAKVVKSDRSVEQTASGKHEHVLP, via the coding sequence ATGAGTGATCCATATTCCGAAGTTATCTCCTTGCTGAAGCCTCAGGCACGTCATTCAAAACTCGTGCATGCCGCCGGGGCTTTCCGAGTTCGCCGTGACGATGTGGATGATGCGTTCTATTGCTCGCTTTTGTCAGGCCGGGCCAGCTTGCAGGTTGACCGCAAGGAGCCGCTGATGCTGATGTCCGGGGATTTCGTGCTTATCCCCGCCGCAAGATCCTTCACGTTTTCCAGCGTCGATCCCAAACCACCGGAAAACCTCGACAGTCTGCCTGTTGAAGATGAAGACGGTGTTTTCAGGCTGGGTTCACCGGAAACGGAAGCCGGAGTGCAGCAGCTTATCGGGTACTGCACTTTTACAAGTCCGGATGCGGAACTGCTTGTGTCGCTTTTGCCTGATTTGGTTGTTGTCCGCGGCGAGGGCAGGTTGTCGGCGCTTACGGGCTTGTTGCGTGAAGAAGTGCGCTCTGACCGCCCGGCGCGAAGTGTCGTCGTCGAGCACCTTTTGCAGGTCCTTTTGATCGAAGCATTCAGGTCTGGCGCTGAGCCGAATGCAACGGCCGGCCTTTTGCGTGGATTGGCTGATGCGCGAGTAGGCCCGACGCTTAGAGCCATGCATGCTGCGCCCGAACGTTCCTGGACCGTACCTGAGCTCGCGAGAGAAGCGGGGCTGTCACGGTCTGCCTATTTCACACGATTTAGCCAGATCGTTGGCGCACCGCCGATGACCTACTTGCTGAATTGGCGGATGACGCTTGCTAAACACATGCTCCGATCCGGTCACATGAGCATAGCCGAAATTTGCGGCAAGACTGGCTACGGTTCCTCAAGCGCGTTCAGCACAGCGTTCACGCGTTACGTCGGTTTGCCGCCTGCGAGATACGCGAAAGTCGTCAAGAGTGATCGATCTGTCGAGCAAACGGCGTCAGGAAAACATGAACACGTTTTGCCCTGA
- the queG gene encoding tRNA epoxyqueuosine(34) reductase QueG — protein MDTKTRKLLSAVETKAHALGFSAMKIAAADATPEAAGNLRGFLDKKYHGTMSWMEETADRRGSPRSLWPDVRSVVMLAMNYGPDDGPENHPLAHLEDPTSGGISVYARHRDYHDVIKGKLKELAAFLTSRAGGNVKVFVDTAPVMEKPLGQAAGLGWQGKHTNLVSRELGSWFFLGAIFTTLDLPPTCAEVDHCGSCRACLDSCPTDAFPAPYQLDARRCISYLTIEHAGSIPLEFREAMGNRIYGCDDCLAACPWNKFAQTAREAKLRARADLTRPRLSDLLALDDAAFRKLFSGSPIKRIGRNRFLRNVLIAAGNSGDINLVSKVDSLLTDPDPTVRGAAVWAFHRLSGEDTFKRRKNELLGAETDDDVRAEWRSWGSNERHP, from the coding sequence CTGGACACAAAGACCCGTAAACTCCTGAGCGCTGTTGAAACGAAGGCGCACGCCCTCGGCTTCAGCGCGATGAAAATCGCGGCTGCGGACGCCACCCCGGAAGCTGCCGGGAACCTGCGCGGATTTCTCGACAAAAAATACCACGGCACAATGTCGTGGATGGAAGAGACGGCCGACCGGCGGGGCTCTCCCCGGTCGCTATGGCCGGATGTCCGTTCGGTGGTGATGCTGGCGATGAATTACGGCCCGGATGATGGCCCTGAAAATCATCCGCTGGCGCATCTTGAAGACCCTACCAGCGGCGGCATTTCCGTCTATGCCCGTCACCGGGACTATCACGACGTTATCAAGGGAAAGCTGAAAGAACTGGCGGCTTTTCTGACCTCCCGTGCAGGCGGGAACGTCAAGGTTTTTGTCGATACCGCTCCGGTCATGGAAAAGCCGCTCGGACAGGCCGCGGGACTTGGCTGGCAAGGCAAACACACCAACCTCGTTTCGCGGGAACTCGGATCCTGGTTTTTCCTGGGCGCGATCTTCACAACCCTGGACCTTCCGCCAACCTGCGCCGAGGTCGATCACTGCGGCTCATGCCGGGCGTGCCTTGACAGCTGTCCCACAGACGCCTTCCCGGCGCCCTATCAGCTCGATGCGCGCCGGTGCATTTCCTATTTGACCATCGAACACGCCGGTTCCATACCGCTGGAATTCCGTGAAGCGATGGGCAACCGGATTTACGGATGTGACGACTGCCTCGCGGCGTGTCCCTGGAACAAGTTCGCGCAGACAGCTCGCGAAGCTAAACTCAGAGCGCGCGCTGACCTCACCCGTCCCCGTTTAAGCGACTTGCTCGCTCTGGATGATGCGGCTTTCCGCAAACTCTTTTCCGGATCACCCATCAAAAGGATCGGGCGCAACAGGTTCTTGCGAAATGTCCTGATCGCTGCCGGCAATTCCGGTGATATAAACCTCGTCAGCAAGGTCGACTCTCTGCTCACGGACCCGGACCCAACCGTCCGGGGCGCTGCGGTCTGGGCGTTTCACAGGCTTTCGGGCGAAGATACTTTCAAGCGGCGCAAAAACGAGCTGTTGGGCGCGGAAACCGATGACGATGTCCGCGCAGAATGGCGCTCCTGGGGTTCCAATGAACGGCACCCGTGA
- a CDS encoding glutathione S-transferase family protein, producing the protein MLTLYHHPFSPSSRFVRLILSEYGAAFEEQHVEPWARPQHLLMLNAAGTVPVLVENDGPSICGPGPIMEYLDETRGYAVADRRLMPDHPEARAETRRLVEWSLMKFDQEVVGHLVRERIYKQIMPKSAGGGEPDSAALRVARANIHHHLKYFGYLVASRRWLSGDRLSFADFALAAGLSCADYLGEVPWSNQEDVKSWYARVKSRPSMRPLLGEKVLGMPPASTYADLDF; encoded by the coding sequence ATGCTCACGCTCTATCATCACCCCTTTTCTCCTTCTTCCAGGTTCGTGCGCCTCATCCTGAGCGAATACGGCGCGGCGTTCGAGGAGCAGCACGTTGAGCCCTGGGCGCGGCCGCAACACCTCCTGATGCTCAACGCCGCAGGCACCGTACCCGTCCTGGTCGAAAACGACGGTCCGTCGATCTGCGGGCCCGGACCGATCATGGAGTATCTCGACGAGACGCGTGGCTACGCGGTGGCCGACCGCCGTTTGATGCCGGATCATCCCGAGGCGCGTGCGGAAACCCGGCGTCTGGTGGAATGGAGCCTGATGAAATTCGATCAGGAAGTGGTCGGACATCTCGTTCGTGAGCGTATCTACAAACAGATCATGCCAAAGTCCGCCGGTGGCGGCGAACCGGATTCGGCAGCGCTTCGTGTCGCCCGGGCCAACATCCATCATCATCTCAAGTATTTCGGATATCTGGTGGCCTCGCGCCGCTGGCTTTCCGGCGATCGCCTGTCCTTTGCCGATTTTGCGCTTGCAGCCGGGCTTTCATGCGCGGATTATCTGGGGGAGGTGCCGTGGAGCAATCAGGAAGATGTGAAAAGCTGGTATGCGCGTGTCAAATCACGTCCCAGCATGCGCCCGCTCCTCGGTGAAAAAGTTTTGGGCATGCCGCCCGCCTCGACCTATGCGGACCTGGATTTTTAG
- a CDS encoding undecaprenyl-diphosphate phosphatase: MDGQTIVSALILGIVEGLTEFIPVSSTGHLLLLGHFLGFESTGKTFEVLIQLGAILAILSVYFGRLWALTTALPNDAASRRFVFGILIAFLPAAVIGVLLHSFIKEVLFETPALICTTLLVGGVILLWIDRLPLKPRYTNVMDYPLSLCLKIGFCQCLAMVPGVSRSGATIAGALLMGTDKRSAAEFSFFLAMPTMAGAFAYDLYKNRNVLSADDATLIVIGFVASFISGVFVVKGLLDFVSRHGFAPFAYWRIFVGLAGFAGLYFLG; this comes from the coding sequence ATGGACGGCCAAACAATTGTAAGTGCATTAATTTTGGGAATTGTAGAGGGCCTGACGGAATTCATTCCGGTGTCCTCCACCGGGCACCTCCTGTTGCTGGGCCATTTCCTGGGATTTGAGAGCACCGGAAAAACCTTTGAGGTTCTGATACAGCTTGGCGCGATCCTGGCGATTCTGTCTGTTTACTTCGGTAGGCTTTGGGCCCTGACGACCGCGCTTCCGAACGATGCGGCCAGCCGGCGATTTGTCTTCGGTATTCTCATCGCATTCCTGCCCGCTGCGGTGATTGGCGTTTTGCTGCACAGCTTCATCAAGGAAGTCCTGTTTGAAACGCCCGCACTCATTTGCACCACGCTGCTGGTGGGCGGTGTCATTCTGCTGTGGATCGACAGGCTGCCGCTGAAGCCGCGCTATACGAACGTGATGGACTATCCGCTTTCGCTCTGCCTGAAAATCGGGTTTTGCCAGTGCCTTGCCATGGTGCCGGGCGTCTCCCGGTCGGGCGCGACAATAGCCGGGGCGCTGCTGATGGGAACCGACAAACGCTCGGCGGCGGAGTTCTCGTTCTTTCTCGCCATGCCGACCATGGCGGGTGCTTTCGCCTACGACCTCTACAAGAACCGCAACGTGCTGTCGGCAGACGATGCCACGCTCATCGTCATCGGTTTCGTCGCATCATTCATTTCCGGCGTCTTCGTCGTCAAGGGCCTGCTCGATTTCGTATCCCGCCACGGCTTCGCACCGTTTGCCTATTGGCGCATATTCGTCGGTCTCGCCGGGTTTGCCGGTCTCTATTTCCTAGGCTGA
- a CDS encoding WYL domain-containing protein: MNPIERALGILLLLTGGKLVPATVLAERFQVSLRTIYRDIDRLIALGVPVDAERGAEGGYRLASGYLQPPVALTRNETAALLAAMALVRSSRTVPLADDLSSAEKKLLASLPKTVHGLLKEADRIVGIEPIPADIFHAGTKAEPTDDWQRALDGFMAGILDGRRVRFQHVNPSRNTAKEHDVEPYGVMFDRDLWYLAGRCVDTEMVKVYRADRVRNLEISGLFFRPDKAFSIKTLLGGAWLSQAMRRWEQEEEIAKILITADQAKKLSVDWYYRHAVFTPAGDGRILVSIPSTDRARLLPLVRWLGPGAELLSPDALRLELADELATLAGLYGAGPAAKHSA; the protein is encoded by the coding sequence ATGAACCCGATAGAACGCGCGCTCGGCATCCTCTTGCTGCTGACCGGAGGCAAGCTCGTCCCCGCGACCGTGCTTGCCGAACGATTCCAGGTCTCCCTTCGAACGATCTACCGGGACATTGACCGGCTGATCGCGCTCGGCGTTCCGGTCGACGCCGAAAGAGGCGCGGAGGGCGGATACCGGCTCGCGAGCGGATATCTCCAGCCACCGGTCGCGCTCACGCGCAATGAGACGGCAGCGCTGCTGGCTGCCATGGCGCTGGTGCGCAGCAGCCGCACCGTTCCCCTTGCCGACGACCTGAGCTCAGCGGAAAAGAAACTGCTCGCCTCCCTGCCCAAAACCGTCCACGGACTTCTCAAGGAAGCCGACCGCATCGTCGGAATCGAGCCCATTCCAGCCGACATTTTTCATGCCGGCACCAAGGCGGAACCGACGGATGACTGGCAACGCGCGCTCGACGGGTTCATGGCCGGAATCCTCGATGGAAGACGTGTCCGGTTCCAACACGTCAATCCGTCCCGCAATACGGCCAAGGAACACGACGTCGAACCCTACGGGGTCATGTTCGACCGGGACCTTTGGTATCTCGCCGGACGCTGCGTCGACACCGAGATGGTCAAGGTCTACCGGGCGGACCGCGTGCGCAACCTGGAAATCAGCGGGCTCTTTTTCAGGCCCGACAAGGCGTTTTCCATCAAGACGCTGCTCGGCGGTGCCTGGCTTTCCCAGGCAATGCGTCGCTGGGAGCAAGAAGAAGAAATCGCCAAGATCCTGATCACCGCTGACCAGGCCAAGAAACTGAGCGTCGACTGGTACTACAGGCACGCGGTCTTCACGCCTGCAGGAGACGGCAGGATCCTCGTCAGCATTCCCAGCACTGATCGGGCCCGCCTCCTGCCACTGGTCAGATGGCTCGGCCCCGGAGCAGAGCTCCTGTCACCCGACGCGCTGCGGTTGGAGCTTGCAGACGAGTTGGCCACGCTTGCCGGGCTCTACGGAGCCGGCCCGGCGGCAAAGCATTCAGCCTAG
- a CDS encoding DUF1127 domain-containing protein, with protein sequence MSYEIETVFRSRAHSRGLVFTVLRVCADQLRRYVRRRTTARALSHLNDGELRDIGLMRTGQGYRELHRNRYGADLWK encoded by the coding sequence ATGAGCTATGAAATTGAAACTGTATTCCGTAGCCGCGCACACAGCCGTGGCCTTGTGTTCACCGTTCTTCGTGTATGTGCCGACCAGCTCCGCCGGTATGTTCGCCGCCGGACAACTGCCCGTGCCCTTTCTCACCTGAACGACGGGGAGTTGAGGGACATTGGACTCATGCGCACGGGACAAGGCTATCGTGAACTGCACCGGAACAGATATGGTGCAGACCTCTGGAAATAA
- a CDS encoding MFS transporter, protein MPFLAKVTMLFVVFVDLLGQGLVFPIINSLIMEPSTSMLPKDTTDAVRHFNYGLIIGIFFLCWFFGAPYISKLSDVIGRKNAILICLFGALGGYALTIAALYLNSFLLLILGRAITGLTAGNQPIAQAAMIDGSVDDEDRNRNMGYIITGVSFGLVGGPIIGGFLSDPVILGSLASVKLPFFACFVLVLIAILLVVICFKDTHDAVAERQPFVFRPAEIFELLWQIKNYPIVLRLTFVFFFFHIANLSFYIFVDNYLTSRFGYGTFGGSMVMLTIGAALAFSSTFLVVPAQKRFSKEAILGTTFVVWALSAAAFVASPIAILTFIPVFCFYFVFGIAYPTFLGLYAAAVNDEEQGWVMGITIAIFTLVAGIISLIGGELIGLNLDIPFFGVIVAAIIALVVMFLSWNKPEIRALTRISGG, encoded by the coding sequence ATGCCATTTCTTGCCAAAGTCACAATGCTCTTTGTCGTCTTTGTCGACCTCCTGGGGCAGGGTCTCGTCTTTCCGATCATCAACAGTCTGATCATGGAACCCAGCACCTCGATGCTGCCAAAGGACACGACCGATGCCGTGCGCCATTTCAACTACGGCCTGATCATCGGCATCTTTTTCCTGTGCTGGTTCTTCGGCGCACCGTATATTTCAAAACTCTCGGATGTGATCGGACGCAAGAATGCCATCCTGATTTGCCTTTTCGGTGCTCTTGGCGGGTATGCGCTCACAATTGCGGCGCTTTATCTCAACAGCTTTCTTCTGCTCATTCTGGGGCGTGCAATCACGGGTCTCACGGCGGGCAACCAGCCCATCGCGCAAGCGGCCATGATCGACGGAAGCGTCGATGACGAAGACCGGAACCGGAACATGGGCTACATCATCACCGGCGTCAGTTTCGGGCTTGTGGGCGGTCCGATCATTGGCGGGTTTCTGTCGGATCCCGTTATTCTGGGGAGCCTGGCAAGCGTCAAACTGCCGTTTTTTGCCTGTTTCGTGCTGGTGTTGATTGCGATCCTACTGGTGGTGATCTGCTTCAAGGACACGCACGACGCAGTCGCCGAACGTCAGCCTTTTGTCTTCCGTCCGGCGGAGATCTTCGAACTGCTCTGGCAGATAAAGAACTATCCAATCGTTCTCAGACTGACCTTCGTCTTCTTTTTCTTCCACATCGCCAATCTGTCGTTCTACATCTTCGTGGACAACTATCTGACAAGCCGGTTCGGGTACGGAACATTCGGCGGCAGCATGGTGATGCTGACGATTGGCGCAGCGCTTGCCTTTTCAAGTACTTTTCTTGTGGTCCCGGCACAAAAGCGTTTCAGCAAGGAAGCCATTCTCGGAACAACATTCGTCGTCTGGGCTCTCTCGGCTGCAGCGTTCGTCGCATCGCCGATCGCCATTTTGACCTTCATACCGGTCTTCTGCTTCTACTTTGTCTTCGGCATCGCCTACCCGACATTTCTCGGGCTCTATGCGGCCGCCGTAAATGACGAGGAACAGGGCTGGGTCATGGGGATAACGATCGCGATCTTCACGCTGGTTGCCGGCATAATCTCGCTCATCGGCGGTGAACTGATCGGCCTGAACCTGGATATTCCGTTCTTTGGCGTCATCGTCGCGGCGATCATTGCGCTTGTTGTCATGTTCCTCAGCTGGAACAAGCCTGAAATCCGGGCGCTGACGCGGATTTCCGGTGGCTGA
- a CDS encoding complex I NDUFA9 subunit family protein, with protein MATPLNGKLVTIFGGSGFVGRHVVQALARRGYRVRAAVRRPDLATHLQPLGAPGQIMPVQANLRYRWSVDRAVIGADAVVNAVGILAPTGNQTFDAVQAFGPRAIAEAARGAGLSAITHISAIGADSESTSAYARTKAAGEAGVLETLPDSIILRPSIVFGPEDNFFNQFAEMARFAPALPLIGGGETVFQPVYVCDVAEAVARAVDGELTAGTTYELGGPEHKSFKECLEAMLDITRRSRALLPIPFPIASAMGKVMQLFPGAPITADQVELLKSDNVVSEEAIKDGRTLEGIGITPATLAAILPTYLERFRQHGQYDAHRAV; from the coding sequence ATGGCCACACCCCTTAACGGCAAGCTCGTCACTATTTTCGGCGGATCAGGTTTTGTCGGCCGTCACGTCGTTCAGGCACTGGCCCGGCGCGGCTACCGTGTGCGTGCCGCCGTACGGCGTCCGGATCTGGCAACACACCTGCAACCCCTCGGCGCGCCCGGACAGATCATGCCCGTCCAGGCCAACCTGCGTTACCGCTGGTCCGTCGACCGCGCGGTTATCGGCGCGGATGCCGTGGTCAATGCGGTCGGCATCCTTGCACCAACGGGGAACCAGACATTCGATGCCGTGCAGGCCTTCGGTCCACGCGCGATTGCTGAAGCCGCGCGCGGTGCCGGCCTTTCCGCGATCACGCATATTTCGGCAATCGGCGCCGATAGCGAAAGCACTTCCGCCTATGCCCGCACGAAGGCAGCCGGCGAAGCAGGTGTTCTGGAAACACTGCCCGACAGCATCATCCTGCGCCCATCGATCGTGTTCGGACCGGAAGACAATTTCTTCAACCAGTTTGCTGAAATGGCGCGTTTTGCTCCTGCCCTGCCGCTGATTGGCGGCGGCGAGACCGTGTTTCAGCCGGTTTATGTCTGCGACGTTGCGGAGGCTGTTGCGCGGGCGGTCGACGGAGAGCTGACAGCCGGTACGACTTACGAACTCGGCGGGCCGGAGCACAAGAGCTTCAAGGAGTGCCTTGAAGCAATGCTCGACATCACCCGCCGCTCACGCGCACTCTTGCCGATTCCGTTTCCCATTGCGTCCGCCATGGGCAAGGTGATGCAGCTCTTCCCGGGCGCACCGATCACCGCCGACCAGGTCGAGCTCTTGAAAAGCGACAACGTTGTCTCGGAAGAAGCGATCAAAGACGGCAGAACGCTGGAAGGCATCGGCATAACCCCGGCGACGCTTGCGGCGATCCTGCCGACCTATCTGGAACGTTTCCGGCAGCATGGCCAGTATGACGCGCATCGCGCTGTCTGA
- a CDS encoding VWA domain-containing protein, with protein sequence MSTAELYEGLSAFHFIRPLWLLLLPVTAYLWWRIRREATRGPDLPETIAPHLANALTVGKRADSKVLPIDVVALFLGLLVIATAGPTWSRLSNPLVSDTAPLAVTLKVSKSMLNTDIPPNRMERSRHKILDLLSERAGAKTALVAYSGTVHQVVPPTEDPEVLKPFLEGLEPDVMPRDGNSARAALLLSEGIIGALESPGAIVMLADQITDADPPAFRDHADKGGSPVIFWFFGREDDMRREIAALPGTTVVDVTVDASDVSKVLQSIDTAYRDGLRGDERQEWKDQGWLLAWPAALLLLFWFRRGWTMQWAALVFAAGLTAFGPEARADGWRDWFLTPDQQGRLAFENKDYQRAADLFEDPMWKAYALDRIGKYEDSAEIYAWQDSSDAAIGEGVALIKSRSYRAAIDAFAKAVERDPDNAAAQHNLKLAQYILDYIETTREQSDTGEDSGIGADDVVYDNEAGRGADSEQSAATTAETAPESAEQWMRTVDTQTGAFLKTRFALEAARTPQ encoded by the coding sequence ATGAGCACTGCAGAGCTTTATGAGGGATTGTCTGCGTTTCATTTCATCCGCCCGCTCTGGCTGTTGCTATTGCCTGTGACCGCATATCTTTGGTGGCGGATCCGTCGCGAGGCCACGCGCGGACCCGATCTTCCAGAAACAATCGCGCCGCATCTGGCCAATGCGCTCACAGTCGGAAAGCGCGCGGACAGCAAGGTCTTGCCGATTGACGTGGTCGCACTGTTTCTCGGTCTGCTGGTGATCGCGACAGCGGGGCCTACGTGGTCAAGACTTTCCAATCCGCTCGTCTCTGACACGGCACCGCTGGCGGTGACGCTGAAAGTCAGCAAATCCATGCTGAATACCGACATTCCACCAAACCGGATGGAGCGATCCAGACACAAGATCCTCGACCTCTTGAGCGAACGGGCTGGTGCCAAAACAGCGCTTGTCGCCTATTCGGGCACTGTCCATCAGGTTGTTCCCCCGACCGAAGATCCCGAAGTCCTCAAACCGTTCCTTGAAGGGTTGGAACCGGATGTGATGCCGCGCGACGGCAATTCGGCGCGGGCTGCTCTCCTGCTCTCCGAGGGCATCATCGGAGCGCTTGAGAGCCCGGGGGCCATCGTCATGTTAGCCGATCAGATTACCGATGCGGACCCTCCAGCATTTCGAGACCATGCCGACAAGGGCGGCAGCCCGGTCATTTTCTGGTTTTTCGGACGTGAGGACGACATGCGGCGCGAGATTGCCGCCCTACCGGGAACGACCGTCGTCGACGTGACGGTGGATGCAAGTGACGTGTCGAAAGTCCTGCAGTCGATCGATACAGCCTATCGGGACGGGCTTCGAGGCGATGAACGCCAGGAGTGGAAGGATCAGGGGTGGCTACTCGCCTGGCCGGCTGCCCTCCTGCTATTGTTTTGGTTCAGACGGGGCTGGACCATGCAGTGGGCCGCTCTCGTATTTGCGGCAGGATTGACCGCGTTCGGGCCTGAGGCACGTGCGGACGGTTGGCGCGACTGGTTCCTGACGCCCGACCAGCAGGGCCGACTTGCCTTCGAAAACAAGGATTATCAGCGCGCGGCCGACCTGTTCGAAGATCCCATGTGGAAGGCTTATGCCCTGGACCGGATCGGCAAATACGAAGATTCTGCCGAAATCTACGCCTGGCAGGACAGTTCCGATGCAGCAATTGGCGAGGGCGTTGCTCTCATAAAATCAAGGTCTTACCGCGCAGCAATTGATGCATTTGCAAAAGCGGTTGAGCGTGATCCGGACAATGCCGCCGCACAGCACAATCTGAAGCTTGCGCAATATATCCTGGACTATATCGAAACGACCCGCGAGCAGTCGGATACCGGTGAAGACAGCGGCATCGGGGCCGACGATGTCGTTTACGACAACGAAGCCGGACGCGGAGCCGACAGCGAACAGTCCGCCGCTACAACCGCGGAAACTGCGCCGGAAAGCGCTGAACAATGGATGCGGACGGTCGACACCCAGACGGGCGCCTTCCTCAAAACGCGGTTCGCACTGGAAGCTGCAAGGACGCCCCAATGA